Proteins from a single region of Neomonachus schauinslandi chromosome 10, ASM220157v2, whole genome shotgun sequence:
- the ZBP1 gene encoding Z-DNA-binding protein 1, which yields MAQAPGDPDERDLEQRILQVLRDAGSPMKSFQLAKECQVPKKKLNQVLYRMKEESKVSLEGQAMWGLGKGRTEVEPSELAQPSQAERPQQGTVTVPQEAGSWLTQQREEDIYRILEAHGPCKALTISQKLGRKTAKEVNPDLYAMRRKHLLDLDEKSSTWAIYQPDSGGRNPATEIIYQKNSINIICQNGPNNHISIDNSEAIQIGHGNVIMRRAASGENSSMAPLELPPVASADPSTQSSPAAAWGPQDIHLEKSVLRRVQIGHGNKMNLNGAQAKGPAACNPLGSPPASATAEGPGASFEIRMPQPGSSSKEEMAQRVHIGSCFLEDIAIGNSNRMTISSETAGPGGVAKE from the exons ATGGCCCAGGCCCCCGGGGACCCTGATGAAAGAG acCTTGAGCAGAGGATCCTGCAGGTGCTGAGGGATGCTGGCTCCCCCATGAAGTCTTTCCAGTTGGCAAAGGAATGCCAAGTGCCCAAGAAGAAACTCAACCAAGTCCTCTACCGGATGAAGGAAGAGTCCAAAGTCTCCCTGGAAGGCCAGGCGATGTGGGGCCTGGGCAAGGGCAGGACTGAAGTGGAGCCCTCAGAGCTGGCCCAGCCCAGCCAGG CAGAGAGGCCCCAGCAAGGCACAGTTACCGTTCCACAGGAAGCTGGCTCTTGGCTCACTCAACAGC GGG AGGAAGACATCTACAGGATTCTGGAAGCCCATGGGCCCTGTAAGGCCCTGACCATCTCCCAGAAGCTGGGAAGGAAGACAGCAAAAGAAGTCAACCCAGACTTGTACGCTATGAGGAGGAAGCATCTTCTGGACTTGGATGAGAAGTCAAGTACATGGGCAATTTATCAACCAG ATTCGGGAGGAAGAAATCCGGCCACTGAGATTATTTACCAGAAAAATTCAATCAACATAATCTGTCAGAATGGACCAAATAACCACATTTCCATTGACAACTCTGAAGCCATCCAGATTGGACATGGGAATGTCATCATGAGACGGGCAGCCTCTGGAGAGAATA GCTCCATGGCTCCCCTCGAACTCCCCCCAGTGGCGTCAGCTGATCCCTCAACTCAGAGTTCCCCGGCTGCAGCCTGGGGACCCCAGGACATCCACTTGGAGAAGTCTGTGCTCAGACGGGTACAGATAGGACATGGCAACAAGATGAACCTCAACGGTGCCCAGGCCAAAGGCCCTGCAGCCTGCAACCCCTTGGGCAGCCCCCCAG CCTCTGCCACTGCTGAAGGCCCAGGAGCTTCGTTCGAAATTCGAATGCCCCAACCAGGATCTTCCTCCAAGGAGGAGATGGCCCAGAGAGTCCATATCGGTTCATGCTTCCTTGAGGACATTGCCATCGGCAACAGCAACAGAATGACTATCAGCTCGGAGACAGCTGGTCCAGGAGGAGTTgcaaaggag